A single window of Rhodamnia argentea isolate NSW1041297 chromosome 5, ASM2092103v1, whole genome shotgun sequence DNA harbors:
- the LOC115750958 gene encoding uncharacterized protein LOC115750958, whose product MPSTPPPQSPSPPTAAADLQALLDAARPFLRGELEVVDPRLPSLVATLRSVGAGECWHKHGSFLEHLVDIYRVLRLWRVPDAVCLCGLFHSAYSNSYVNLAIFDPNTGRDVVRSHVGDAAERLIHLFCIIPRHTIIHDDLLFRYDDAELVEHLKLSEMSLRSAKEKGVFRGDEAWRKKVQSLLPAEGIRVKHIKTGEEVLVSRRVIATFLMMTMADFSDQLFGFQDMLFENSDGRLEFTGNNFWALWPGDGKPGLWMNSISRMGAVYMLVVREEEMFMLERRKKSSKSNADSEPPAEEERDEDIELVVPPVFESCTRVLGAREQIEARDKYWEAVCEVSGGGGEQYGAVERRLRESVEKNPFVGEPRVVLGQVYLGEGRYEEAEREAEAGLRLLLEWGSPWDKRTSWEGWVAWARVLLMKARERSWPNTSWGILNLGLVK is encoded by the exons ATGCCCTCCACACCACCACCACAATCTCCCTCTCctcccaccgccgccgccgacctccAGGCCCTCCTCGACGCCGCGCGGCCCTTCCTGCGCGGGGAGCTCGAGGTCGTCGACCCGCGCCTCCCCTCCCTTGTGGCCACCCTCCGCTCGGTCGGCGCCGGGGAGTGCTGGCACAAGCACGGCAGCTTCCTCGAGCACCTCGTCGACATCTACCGCGTCCTCCGCCTCTGGCGGGTCCCCGACGCCGTCTGCCTCTGCGGCCTCTTCCACTCCGCATACTCCAACTCCTACGTGAACCTGGCCATCTTCGACCCCAACACCGGCCGCGACGTCGTCCGCAGCCACGTCGGCGATGCCGCGGAGCGCCTGATCCACCTCTTCTGCATCATCCCTAGGCATACCATTATCCACGACGACCTGCTCTTCCGCTACGACGACGCGGAGCTCGTCGAGCACCTGAAGCTCTCGGAGATGTCCCTCCGGAGCGCCAAGGAGAAGGGGGTGTTCAGAGGCGACGAGGCGTGGCGGAAGAAGGTCCAGTCGCTGCTGCCCGCGGAGGGGATTAGGGTGAAGCACATAAAGACCGGAGAGGAGGTGCTCGTTTCGAGAAGGGTGATAGCGACTTTCTTGATGATGACCATGGCAGATTTCAGCGACCAGCTCTTTGGATTTCAG GACATGCTGTTCGAGAACAGCGACGGGCGGTTGGAATTCACCGGGAACAATTTCTGGGCACTGTGGCCCGGGGATGGGAAGCCCGGGCTCTGGATGAACTCGATATCGAGGATGGGGGCGGTGTACATGCTGGTGgtgagagaggaagagatgTTCATGttggagaggaggaagaagagcagCAAAAGCAACGCCGACTCGGAGCCGCCGGCGGAGGAAGAGCGGGACGAGGACATAGAGCTGGTGGTGCCGCCGGTGTTCGAGTCCTGCACGCGGGTGCTGGGCGCGAGGGAGCAGATCGAGGCGAGGGACAAGTACTGGGAAGCGGTGTGCGAGGTGagcggaggaggaggcgagCAGTACGGGGCGGTGGAGCGGAGGCTGAGGGAGAGCGTGGAGAAGAACCCGTTCGTCGGGGAGCCGAGGGTGGTGCTGGGGCAGGTGTACCTCGGGGAAGGGCGGTACGAGGAGGCGGAGAGGGAGGCGGAGGCCGGGCTGAGGCTGCTGCTGGAGTGGGGGAGCCCGTGGGACAAGAGGACGTCGTGGGAAGGGTGGGTGGCGTGGGCCAGGGTGTTGCTCATGAAGGCCAGGGAGAGGTCTTGGCCCAACACTTCCTGGGGTATCCTCAATTTGGGGCTCGTCAAGTGA
- the LOC115751030 gene encoding sec-independent protein translocase protein TatB-like — MFGLSYGELFLLIGATAALIGPKDLPIIARTAGRLAGQAIGYVQLARGQFDSVMQQTQARQVHKELQDTIAQLEAIRHEIRSVSFMNPGPLTRRLVDDPNNTSVSSGDKLPKAPTEGDTEMTNSTKDCGTTGSDLTNMHSQAITYAKLAESPAIRSGSPQSSTEADRVDDESGFPTVLPVSAETAGLLPNRKDDVKGSDIVLEAMLEAEVARNAKEFFSQPRIK, encoded by the exons ATGTTTGGACTTTCTTATGGCGAGCTCTTCCTCTTGATCGGAGCAACCGCTGCCCTtatcg GACCCAAGGACCTTCCGATCATAGCGAGAACCGCGGGCCGGTTGGCGGGTCAAGCCATTGGATACGTTCAATTAGCCCGTGGGCAGTTCGATTCCGTCATGCAGCAGACTCAAGCCCGTCAG GTGCACAAGGAGCTACAGGACACCATAGCCCAGTTGGAAGCCATACGCCATGAAATCAGAAGCGTATCTTTCATGAATCCTGGCCCGTTAACTCGAAGGCTGGTGGATGATCCGAATAACACCTCTGTTAGCAGCG GTGACAAATTGCCCAAGGCACCTACAGAAGGAGATACGGAGATGACTAACTCCACGAAG GATTGCGGTACCACTGGATCCGACCTAACTAATATGCATAGCCAGGCAATCACATATGCAAAGTTGGCTGAATCACCAGCGATTAGGTCTGGTTCACCACAAAGCAGTACTGAGGCGGACAGGGTTGATGATGAATCTGGTTTTCCTACCGTTTTGCCCGTGTCAGCTGAAACTGCCGGTTTATTGCCAAATCGGAAAG ATGATGTAAAAGGATCTGACATTGTGCTAGAGGCTATGTTGGAAGCAGAGGTGGCTCGCAATGCCAAAGAATTTTTCTCTCAACccagaatcaaataa
- the LOC115750972 gene encoding uncharacterized protein LOC115750972, with protein MASTAPPQSLSPPNNTDLQALLHAARPFLRGELEVVDPRLPSLVATLRSAGAGECWHKNGRFLDHLLAMYRILRLWGAPDAVSLCGLYHSAYSNSYVDLAIFEPNAGRDVVRSHVGNATERLIHLFCTVHRPTLILDDLLFRYDDSELIEHLKLSETSLRNAKEKGVFRGDEAWRQKVQSLLPAEGIRVKHVDTGEDVLVSRRVGAVFLMMTMADFSDQFFGFQDMLLENSDGRLEFTGNNFWALWPGDGKPGLWMNSVSRMGAIYMLVVREEEIFTLEKRKSQGNADSEPPSAERDEDIELVVPPVFESCTRVLSARDQIEARDKYWEAVSDMSKFGGAEHYDAVERSLRETVEKNPFVGEPRVVLGQLYLGKGRYEEAEREAEAGLRLLLGWGSSWDKRMPWEVWVSWARVLFMKAREKSWPNTSFGILALGLVG; from the exons ATGGCCTCCACTGCACCaccacaatctctctctcctcccaacAACACCGACCTCCAAGCCCTCCTCCACGCTGCACGGCCTTTCCTGCGCGGCGAACTTGAGGTCGTCGACCCACGCCTCCCCTCCCTTGTGGCCACCCTCCGCTCGGCCGGTGCTGGGGAGTGCTGGCACAAGAACGGCCGCTTCCTCGACCACCTCCTCGCCATGTACCGCATCCTTCGTCTCTGGGGGGCCCCTGACGCCGTCTCCCTCTGCGGCCTCTACCACTCTGCCTACTCCAACTCCTACGTCGACCTGGCCATTTTCGAACCCAACGCCGGCCGTGACGTCGTCCGCAGCCACGTCGGCAATGCCACTGAGCGCCTCATCCACCTGTTCTGCACCGTCCACAGGCCAACCCTTATCCTCGATGACCTGCTCTTCCGCTATGATGACTCGGAGCTCATCGAGCACCTGAAGCTCTCAGAGACGTCCCTCCGGAACGCCAAGGAGAAGGGAGTGTTCAGAGGCGACGAGGCGTGGCGGCAGAAGGTCCAGTCGCTGTTGCCCGCCGAGGGGATAAGGGTGAAGCACGTAGACACGGGAGAGGACGTGCTCGTTTCGAGGAGGGTGGGGGCGGTTTTCTTGATGATGACCATGGCTGATTTCAGCGACCAGTTCTTTGGGTTTCAG gacatgctgttggagaacagCGACGGGCGGTTGGAGTTCACCGGGAACAATTTCTGGGCACTGTGGCCAGGGGACGGGAAGCCCGGGCTCTGGATGAACTCAGTATCGAGGATGGGCGCGATCTACATGCTCGtagtgagagaggaagagatcTTCACGCTGGAGAAGAGGAAGAGCCAAGGCAACGCCGACTCCGAGCCGCCATCAGCAGAGCGGGACGAGGACATCGAGCTGGTGGTGCCGCCGGTGTTCGAGTCCTGCACGCGGGTGCTCAGCGCGAGGGACCAGATCGAGGCGAGGGACAAGTACTGGGAAGCAGTGAGCGACATGAGCAAGTTCGGAGGGGCCGAGCATTACGACGCGGTGGAGCGGAGCCTGAGGGAAACCGTAGAGAAGAACCCGTTCGTCGGGGAGCCGCGGGTGGTGCTGGGGCAGCTATATCTTGGGAAAGGGCGGTACGAGGAGGCGGAGAGGGAGGCGGAGGCCGGGCTGAGGCTGCTGCTGGGGTGGGGGAGTTCCTGGGACAAGAGGATGCCCTGGGAAGTGTGGGTGTCCTGGGCGAGGGTGCTGTTCATGAAGGCCAGAGAGAAGTCGTGGCCTAACACTTCTTTTGGGATTCTCGCTCTAGGGCTCGTGGGGTGA
- the LOC115751017 gene encoding sec-independent protein translocase protein TatB-like — translation MLGLSYGELFLLIGATAALIGPKDLPIIARTAGRLAGRAIGYVQLARGQFDSVMQQTQARQVHKELQDTIAQLEAIRHEVRSISFVNPGPLTRRLVDDPSNTSISSGDKLPKAPTEGDTQTTNFTKDFGAAGLDLTNMHSQAITYEKLAESPAIRSGSPQSSTKADSVDDESGIPTVLPVSAETAGLLPKRKDDVKGSDIVLEAMLEAEVARNAKEFFSQPQNQIKYE, via the exons ATGTTGGGACTCTCTTACGGCGAGCTCTTCCTCTTGATCGGAGCAACCGCTGCCCTaatcg GACCCAAGGACCTTCCGATCATAGCGAGAACCGCGGGCCGGTTGGCGGGTCGAGCCATCGGATACGTTCAGTTAGCCCGGGGGCAGTTCGATTCCGTCATGCAGCAGACTCAAGCCCGTCAG GTGCACAAGGAGCTACAGGACACGATAGCCCAGTTGGAAGCCATACGCCATGAAGTCAGAAGCATATCTTTCGTGAATCCTGGCCCGTTGACTCGAAGGCTGGTGGATGATCCAAGCAACACCTCCATTAGCAgtg GTGACAAATTGCCCAAGGCACCTACCGAAGGAGATACACAGACGACTAACTTCACAAAG GATTTTGGTGCTGCTGGATTAGACCTAACTAATATGCATAGCCAGGCAATAACATATGAGAAGTTGGCTGAATCACCGGCCATAAGGTCTGGTTCACCACAAAGCAGTACTAAGGCAGACAGCGTTGATGATGAATCCGGTATTCCTACCGTTTTGCCCGTGTCAGCTGAAACTGCCGGTTTATTGCCAAAGCGGAAAG ACGACGTAAAAGGATCTGACATTGTGTTGGAGGCTATGTTGGAGGCAGAGGTGGCTCGCAACGCCAAAGAATTTTTCTCTCAACCccagaatcaaataaaatatgaGTGA
- the LOC115751038 gene encoding glutathione transferase GST 23-like has product MAEELKLFRTWSSPYALRVVWALRLKGIQYETVLEDVAEKSDIVRRYNPVYKKVPVLLHNGRPISESLIILEYVDETWKQHPLLPQDPHARAMARFWARFGDDKVMQSMWTAFLSEGKEQEAALAETSEHLQKLEEELRGKKFFGGDSIGYLDITFGWLANLIRVLEETSSLKVVDCERFPLLFAWLKEFSDAPVIKDCWPPHDQLVPKFVALRQLHRSRLSST; this is encoded by the exons ATGGCCGAGGAGCTGAAACTGTTCAGGACATGGTCGAGCCCCTATGCTTTGCGGGTCGTCTGGGCACTGCGGCTCAAGGGAATCCAATATGAAACCGTCCTGGAAGACGTCGCCGAGAAAAGCGACATTGTTCGTCGGTATAACCCGGTTTACAAGAAGGTGCCGGTGCTTCTCCACAATGGAAGACCGATCTCGGAGTCCCTGATAATTCTCGAGTACGTCGACGAGACATGGAAGCAACACCCGCTTCTCCCACAGGATCCTCATGCAAGGGCCATGGCGCGATTCTGGGCCAGATTCGGCGACGACAAG GTTATGCAATCGATGTGGACTGCTTTTTTAAGCGAAGGCAAAGAGCAAGAAGCAGCTCTTGCAGAGACAAGTGAGCACCTGCAGAAGCTGGAAGAAGAGCTTAGAGGGAAGAAATTCTTTGGCGGAGACAGCATCGGATATCTGGACATCACATTTGGATGGTTGGCCAATCTGATCAGGGTCTTGGAGGAGACATCCAGCCTCAAAGTGGTAGATTGTGAGAGGTTCCCACTCCTGTTTGCATGGTTGAAGGAGTTCTCAGATGCTCCAGTAATCAAAGATTGCTGGCCACCCCATGACCAGCTCGTCCCCAAGTTTGTTGCTCTCCGTCAACTTCATCGCTCGAGATTGTCATCGACTTGA
- the LOC115751022 gene encoding probable glutathione S-transferase, giving the protein MSEEVTLFKTWSSAFALRVVWALQLKGIRYESVLEDISNKSDLLLRYNPVHKKVPVLLHSGRPISESLVILEYLDETWKQVPLLPRDPFARATARFWAKFGDEKVMPSMRTALMSEGKEQEAALAEASEHLQKLEEELKGKKFFGGDSIGYLDIALGWLANLNRVFEEMCSFKVVDGERFPLLFAWLEEFSDAPVIKDCWPPHDKLVPKFIALRQAHHATSSSST; this is encoded by the exons ATGTCAGAGGAAGTGACACTATTCAAGACGTGGTCGAGCGCATTTGCTTTGAGGGTCGTGTGGGCACTGCAGCTCAAGGGCATCCGATACGAATCCGTCCTGGAAGACATCTCCAACAAAAGCGACCTCCTTCTCCGGTATAACCCGGTTCATAAGAAGGTACCGGTGCTTCTCCACAGCGGAAGACCGATCTCAGAGTCCCTCGTAATTCTCGAGTACCTTGATGAGACATGGAAGCAAGTCCCGCTTCTCCCGCGGGATCCTTTTGCGAGGGCCACGGCGCGATTCTGGGCCAAATTTGGCGACGAAAAG GTCATGCCATCAATGAGGACTGCTCTAATGAGCGAAGGGAAAGAGCAAGAGGCAGCCCTTGCAGAGGCAAGTGAGCACCTGCAGAAGCTGGAAGAAGAGCTTAAAGGTAAGAAGTTCTTCGGCGGAGACAGCATCGGGTATCTGGACATCGCACTCGGATGGTTGGCCAATCTAAACAGAGTCTTTGAGGAGATGTGCAGCTTCAAAGTGGTTGATGGTGAGAGGTTTCCACTTCTATTTGCATGGTTGGAGGAGTTCTCAGATGCTCCAGTAATCAAAGATTGTTGGCCACCCCATGACAAGCTCGTCCCCAAGTTCATTGCTCTTCGTCAAGCGCATCACGCAACATCATCGTCATCGACTTGA
- the LOC115751004 gene encoding protein-S-isoprenylcysteine O-methyltransferase A gives MAEIFSYTACRQLSQLLLSIIFFHGSEYILAVAYHGRSNVTLKSLLISRNYLLAMFFSLVEYLLEVSVFPALKECWWISNFGLAMIVVGEIIRKMAIITAGQAFTHLIKIYHEDHHKLVTHGIYRFIRHPGYCGFFIWSVGTQIMLCNPVSTLVFAAVVWHFFATRIPYEEFFLRQFFGREYEEYAQTVISGVPFVK, from the coding sequence atggcAGAAATATTTAGTTACACAGCTTGCAGACAGTTGTCCCAATTGCTCTTGTCGATCATCTTCTTTCATGGGTCTGAGTATATCCTCGCAGTCGCCTATCATGGAAGATCAAATGTAACTCTTAAGTCCCTCTTGATCAGCCGAAATTATCTTCTTGCAATGTTCTTTTCGCTGGTGGAGTATCTTCTTGAAGTTTCTGTATTTCCAGCTTTGAAAGAATGCTGGTGGATCAGCAATTTCGGTTTAGCCATGATTGTAGTTGGGGAAATCATTAGGAAGATGGCAATCATCACTGCTGGGCAGGCGTTCACGCATTTGATCAAAATATATCATGAGGATCATCACAAGCTGGTAACTCACGGAATCTATCGGTTCATCCGTCATCCTGGATATTGCGGATTTTTCATCTGGTCGGTCGGGACTCAGATAATGCTGTGCAATCCCGTGTCAACGCTTGTGTTCGCAGCAGTCGTTTGGCACTTCTTTGCGACACGGATACCGTATGAAGAGTTTTTCTTAAGACAATTCTTTGGGCGAGAGTATGAGGAATACGCCCAAACTGTTATTTCCGGGGTCCCATTTGTGAAGTGA
- the LOC115751056 gene encoding troponin I — translation MATPRAIRRAATASSVNYLRRFCSSTAPATAATRQRQPPQDHKFLSPSPYVGSWETPKDPKEAEAKLAGLRREYAKQVKELRKEYIQEVEAMRLEQQRKDEAKREAIRVAREERNKVKAVEAKVRAEERMVAEEEFRRMLMKERAEKLENWRMKEKSREDKKKEARELLRRKSSIWIDESELESKILEAMVDTTTL, via the exons ATGGCCACACCACGCGCCATCCGCCGCGCGGCCACCGCTTCCTCCGTCAATTACCTCCGCCGCTTCTGCTCCTCCACCGcccccgccaccgccgccactcGCCAACGGCAACCACCTCAGGACCACAAGTTCCTGTCTCCGAGCCCGTACGTCGGGAGCTGGGAGACGCCGAAGGATCCGAAGGAGGCAGAGGCGAAGCTGGCGGGGCTGAGAAGGGAGTACGCGAAGCAGGTGAAGGAGCTGAGGAAGGAGTACATCCAGGAGGTGGAGGCAATGAGGCTGGAGCAGCAGAGGAAGGACGAGGCCAAGCGAGAGGCGATTAGGGTTGCGAGGGAGGAGCGGAACAAGGTGAAGGCCGTCGAGGCGAAGGTCAGAGCAGAGGAGAGGATGgtcgccgaggaagaatttcgGCGGATGCTC ATGAAAGAGAGGGCTGAGAAACTTGAGAACTGGAGGATGAAGGAGAAATCAAGGGAAGATAAGAAGAAAGAGGCCCGTGAGCTGTTGCGCCGGAAAAGCTCCATATGGATTGATGAATCTGAACTGGAGAGTAAAATACTGGAAGCCATGGTCGATACGACCACTCTCTAA
- the LOC115754244 gene encoding psbP domain-containing protein 5, chloroplastic, whose amino-acid sequence MLPLSPSLSNPFCFRCQNRAVLVRKECGLIPKAMANSSARREPAFFNGLGRRDLVLFGLSSSLFVVAPSSGLLAEEELKMASVVDDINAYSYLYPVGLPSKNFMFKWVESRKPERYSSAAPLSPDARLRIVSERVDIIDNLIISVSIGPPNFQILKSKEKSSWAAKDVADSVLSDKSALRVTSTQRLAESSVLDAHSSDINGEPYWYYEYLVRKSPTKTAQESNLYRHYVASTAERDGYLYTLNASTLSKQWTKMGPFLEKTVSSFRLLPPTENYVPPYKDPWRFW is encoded by the exons ATGCTTCCTCTCTCTCCGTCGCTTTCCAATCCATTCTGCttcag ATGCCAAAACAGAGCCGTGCTTGTACGGAAGGAATGCGGGTTAATTCCAAAAGCCATGGCGAATTCGAGTGCCAGACGCGAACCCGCCTTCTTTAATGGTCTTGGAAGAAGGGATTTGGTGCTGTTtggcctttcttcttccttattTGTCGTCGCTCCTTCTTCAG GTTTGTTAGCCGAGGAAGAGTTGAAAATGGCTTCAGTAGTTGATGACATAAATGCTTATTCCTACTTGTATCCAGTGGGCCTTCCGTCAAAGAATTTCATGTTCAAATG GGTGGAATCCAGAAAGCCTGAGCGCTATTCTTCAGCTGCACCACTGTCCC CTGATGCACGTTTACGCATTGTGTCCGAGCGAGTTGACATTATTGATAACCTCATCATCTCTGTCTCG ATAGGTCCTccaaattttcagattttaaaatcAAAGGAAAAGAGTTCATGGGCAGCAAAAGATGTTGCGGATTCCGTATTATCGGATAAATCTGCCCTG CGAGTCACTTCAACCCAGCGCTTGGCTGAGAGTTCGGTCCTCGATGCTCATTCTAGTGAT ATTAATGGCGAGCCGTACTGGTATTATGAATACCTTGTTCGCAAATCTCCAACGAAAACC GCTCAAGAATCAAATCTTTACCGACATTATGTTGCCTCAACAGCAGAGCGAGATG GTTATCTATACACACTGAATGCTTCGACGCTCAGCAAGCAGTGGAcaaag ATGGGACCATTCCTCGAAAAAACAGTGTCATCGTTTCGTCTCCTACCGCCAACAGAGAATTATGTCCCTCCATATAAAGATCCATGGAGATTTTGGTGA